The Methylomonas koyamae genome has a segment encoding these proteins:
- the xerC gene encoding tyrosine recombinase XerC: MYVAEDEAVNLFLRYLREEKRVAEHTAISYQSDLRRFADYCKAKDILQWTDVQASDVRQYIAARHKDRISSKTIRRDLAALRSFYRFLLKSNRVAVNPALHVKAPKAPKRLPKVLDVDQMAGILDAEAGSVLEIRDVAMFELFYSSGLRLSELVMLDDVDLDFAEGFLRVRFGKGGKQRQVPLGSKAAVAIKTWLKVRPDFSTPALFISSAGRRLSQRTVQLRLNRWVAKLDFDEHVHPHMLRHSFASHLLESSQDIRAVQELLGHSSVATTQIYTHLDFQHLASVYDKAHPRSRKARESEEKSRE; encoded by the coding sequence GTGTATGTCGCTGAAGACGAAGCAGTTAATTTATTTCTGCGTTACTTGCGCGAAGAAAAAAGGGTTGCAGAGCATACGGCGATCAGCTACCAATCAGATTTGAGGCGGTTTGCCGATTACTGCAAAGCGAAGGATATTTTGCAGTGGACTGACGTGCAGGCTAGCGATGTCCGCCAGTATATAGCCGCGAGGCATAAGGACCGAATCAGTAGTAAAACCATTCGCCGCGATCTGGCGGCGTTGCGCAGTTTTTACCGATTTTTGTTGAAAAGTAATCGGGTTGCTGTCAATCCAGCTTTGCACGTCAAAGCGCCTAAGGCGCCCAAGCGATTACCGAAGGTATTGGATGTTGACCAGATGGCTGGAATATTGGATGCCGAAGCCGGTTCCGTGCTTGAAATCAGAGACGTTGCTATGTTCGAGCTATTTTACTCGTCCGGGCTCAGATTGAGCGAGTTGGTAATGCTGGATGATGTCGATCTTGATTTCGCAGAGGGTTTTCTGAGGGTGCGTTTCGGCAAGGGCGGTAAACAAAGGCAGGTGCCATTGGGGTCTAAAGCTGCTGTAGCGATCAAGACTTGGCTGAAAGTGCGGCCGGATTTTTCTACCCCGGCACTGTTTATATCGTCTGCGGGGAGAAGGTTATCTCAACGAACCGTTCAGTTGCGGTTGAATCGGTGGGTTGCGAAGCTCGATTTCGATGAGCATGTCCATCCGCACATGTTAAGACATTCTTTTGCTAGTCATTTGTTGGAATCTAGCCAGGATATTCGAGCCGTGCAGGAATTGCTGGGGCATAGCAGCGTTGCTACAACGCAAATTTACACTCATTTGGATTTTCAGCACTTGGCCAGTGTGTACGATAAAGCTCACCCTCGGTCTCGGAAAGCCCGAGAAAGTGAAGAAAAGTCGCGCGAGTGA
- a CDS encoding DUF484 family protein, translated as MIEEHQTEITDAAVVDYLRLHPDFFHRHLDLLEQMHIPHPSGTAISLISKQLEIFRAKHQEQESQLNALIDIARENDASFNRMHELTLAMLEANSLEDAVANLSEVLAECFLTDFVGIKIVRDGGCSPISNLFVTADEPNLKHFANELATNQPKCGRPTLAQATFLFGDAAMEVRSCAIIPMVFTQLEGILAIGSRDEGRFHYSMGSVFLTQMSEIIGTRLISLLQQLD; from the coding sequence ATGATCGAAGAGCATCAAACAGAGATCACGGATGCAGCGGTGGTCGACTATTTACGCCTTCATCCGGATTTTTTTCACCGGCATCTGGATTTGCTGGAACAAATGCATATTCCGCACCCCAGCGGTACCGCAATTTCGTTGATATCCAAGCAACTGGAGATTTTTCGAGCCAAACATCAAGAGCAAGAGAGCCAATTGAATGCGTTGATCGATATTGCCAGGGAGAACGATGCTTCGTTTAATCGGATGCACGAACTGACGCTGGCGATGTTGGAAGCGAATTCTCTGGAGGATGCGGTGGCTAATTTGAGCGAGGTGTTGGCGGAATGCTTTTTGACCGATTTTGTCGGTATCAAAATCGTCAGAGACGGCGGGTGCTCGCCAATCAGTAATTTGTTCGTCACAGCGGACGAGCCGAATTTGAAGCATTTTGCAAACGAATTGGCGACCAATCAGCCGAAATGCGGGCGGCCGACTTTGGCGCAAGCGACTTTCTTGTTCGGTGATGCAGCTATGGAAGTCAGGTCATGTGCGATTATTCCGATGGTGTTTACTCAGCTAGAAGGCATATTGGCCATCGGTAGTCGCGATGAGGGCCGGTTTCATTACAGCATGGGGAGCGTGTTTCTGACTCAGATGAGCGAGATTATCGGGACGCGATTGATTTCGTTGTTGCAGCAATTGGATTAA
- the dapF gene encoding diaminopimelate epimerase, which produces MEILFTKMHGLGNDFIVIDAVSQQIDLNAEQVRFLADRHFGVGCDQLLLVEKPVSANADFKYRIFNADGGEVSQCGNGARCFARFVWDKGLCDKDEIVVDTDAGQLVLGIGRDGLVTVNMGLPRHDPAQIPLNAPTQLPVYHVEIDGESIAFAAVSMGNPHAVLIVDDVEQAPVASLGKRLECHEVFPQRANIGFMQVIDRSRVKLRVYERGAEETLACGSGACAAAVAGIEQGLLDSQVNVCLPGGELQIAWQGRGCPVLMTGPAVKVFEGRISI; this is translated from the coding sequence ATGGAGATTCTTTTTACCAAAATGCATGGCTTGGGTAACGATTTCATCGTCATCGATGCCGTTTCGCAGCAGATTGATTTGAACGCCGAGCAAGTTCGCTTTTTGGCCGATCGCCATTTCGGTGTCGGTTGCGACCAATTGTTGTTGGTGGAGAAACCGGTTAGCGCAAATGCCGATTTTAAATATCGCATTTTTAATGCCGATGGCGGAGAAGTGTCGCAATGCGGCAACGGTGCCAGGTGTTTTGCCCGCTTCGTGTGGGATAAAGGCTTGTGCGATAAGGATGAAATAGTCGTCGATACCGATGCGGGTCAGTTGGTGCTCGGCATTGGTCGGGACGGTTTGGTGACGGTTAATATGGGGTTGCCCCGGCACGACCCTGCTCAAATTCCGCTAAATGCGCCAACGCAGTTGCCGGTTTACCACGTGGAAATCGATGGCGAATCGATTGCGTTTGCGGCGGTTTCCATGGGTAATCCGCACGCGGTGTTGATTGTCGACGACGTCGAGCAAGCGCCGGTGGCGAGTTTGGGAAAGCGTTTGGAGTGCCATGAGGTTTTTCCGCAGCGAGCGAATATCGGTTTTATGCAAGTCATCGATCGTTCGCGCGTTAAATTGCGGGTCTACGAAAGGGGGGCGGAGGAAACTCTGGCCTGCGGCAGCGGTGCCTGTGCGGCGGCGGTCGCGGGTATCGAGCAGGGATTGTTGGATAGCCAGGTTAATGTGTGTTTGCCGGGCGGCGAGTTACAGATCGCCTGGCAGGGCAGAGGGTGTCCGGTGTTGATGACCGGGCCGGCGGTTAAGGTATTTGAAGGACGAATAAGCATATGA
- the lysA gene encoding diaminopimelate decarboxylase — protein MDFFSYRQQALFAEDVAASSIAADYGTPCYVYSRAALEQHWQAFDRAFGAHPHLICYAVKANSNIALLNLLARLGSGFDIVSLGEMQRVLAAGGRPGDIVFSGVGKRADEILAALKAGIRCFNVEVSGELDRINELAGQVGVLAPVSFRVNPDVDAKTHPYISTGLKENKFGIDIDSAIHEYRRAAAMPNIKVVGIDCHIGSQLTGLNPFLDALDRVLAVVDLLAAEGINLQHLDLGGGLGIRYRDEFPPSPAEYVAALLQRLGGRDFEILLEPGRAIVGNAGILLTKVEYLKPTANKNFAIVDAAMNDLLRPALYSAWQDIVPAELADSGQELEWDIVGPVCETGDFLGKGRLLKLAPGDLLAVRSAGAYGFSMSSNYNSRPRAAEVIVDGNSCHLVRERETVQQLWAGERLLS, from the coding sequence ATGGATTTTTTTAGCTACCGGCAACAGGCCTTGTTTGCCGAAGACGTTGCGGCTTCCTCTATTGCCGCCGATTACGGCACGCCCTGTTATGTCTATTCCCGCGCTGCATTGGAGCAACATTGGCAGGCCTTCGACCGGGCTTTCGGTGCGCATCCGCATTTGATTTGTTACGCCGTGAAGGCCAATTCGAATATTGCGCTGCTCAATCTGTTAGCCCGCTTGGGTTCCGGGTTCGATATCGTCTCGCTCGGCGAGATGCAGCGGGTATTGGCGGCTGGCGGTCGCCCTGGGGATATCGTATTTTCCGGTGTAGGTAAGCGAGCGGATGAAATTCTGGCGGCGCTGAAAGCCGGCATTCGCTGCTTTAACGTCGAAGTCAGCGGCGAGCTAGATCGTATCAACGAGTTGGCCGGACAAGTGGGCGTATTGGCACCGGTATCATTTCGAGTTAATCCCGATGTCGATGCCAAAACCCATCCTTATATCTCAACCGGGTTGAAAGAGAATAAATTCGGTATCGACATCGATAGTGCTATTCACGAGTATCGGCGCGCTGCCGCTATGCCGAATATTAAAGTGGTTGGCATCGATTGCCACATTGGTTCGCAGTTGACCGGGCTAAATCCCTTTCTGGATGCGCTGGATCGGGTGCTGGCTGTGGTGGATTTGCTGGCGGCGGAAGGGATCAATCTGCAGCATTTGGATTTGGGCGGCGGCTTGGGAATTAGATATCGCGACGAATTTCCGCCTTCGCCGGCGGAGTACGTCGCAGCGTTGCTACAGCGCCTGGGTGGTCGTGATTTCGAGATTTTGTTGGAGCCCGGCAGGGCGATTGTCGGCAACGCCGGTATTTTGCTGACCAAAGTGGAGTATCTAAAGCCAACTGCCAATAAAAATTTTGCGATAGTCGATGCGGCGATGAATGACCTGCTCAGGCCGGCACTGTATAGTGCTTGGCAGGATATCGTGCCGGCCGAGTTGGCAGATTCAGGACAGGAGTTGGAGTGGGACATTGTCGGTCCAGTTTGCGAAACCGGCGACTTTTTGGGTAAAGGCCGCTTATTGAAACTGGCTCCAGGCGACTTATTGGCTGTGCGTTCTGCCGGCGCCTATGGGTTCTCGATGAGCTCGAATTACAATTCCAGGCCGCGGGCTGCTGAGGTGATCGTGGACGGCAACAGTTGCCATCTGGTCCGGGAGCGGGAGACCGTTCAACAACTGTGGGCCGGGGAACGGTTGTTGTCATAG
- the lptM gene encoding LPS translocon maturation chaperone LptM encodes MVYSADQRNLYSLLMPTERLLTVILWCLLLQACGQTGPLYMPDSPPPIYVPKQEK; translated from the coding sequence ATGGTATATTCCGCCGACCAACGTAACCTGTATTCTTTACTCATGCCAACCGAACGACTGCTTACTGTGATTCTATGGTGTCTGCTATTGCAGGCCTGCGGCCAAACTGGACCTTTATATATGCCGGATAGTCCGCCACCGATTTACGTTCCCAAACAAGAAAAATAA
- the pilQ gene encoding type IV pilus secretin family protein, whose amino-acid sequence MSIELNSNVRIGLGRLASQQCLLFLVLWLAGLSVRAEDAAINNLEFSSLAGNQVQIQLETSGGLVEPKIFQTDNPSRIALDFAGVKSNLAKKSFPINQGAAGTVYVVEASGRTRVIINLVEKVPYETRVEGDKYYVILKSAGTVSAVNSTVQQAPSAVKNSAISKFLPEQNIKSIDFRRGPNGEGRLLLGLSAANTVVDTKQSGGKVVLNFLNTRLPESLVKNFDVSDFATPVQRIEAVPKGDSVNITITPSNGNYDYSSYQADNLLTVEFRPLTPAEKEAQQKEKFPYVGNKLSLNFQDIEVRSVLQILADFTELNIIAADSVAGNVTLRLNDVPWDQALELILKAKGLAKRQNGNVVMVAPVAEIMKIEQEELDSKKIFEELEPLKTENIQINYAKASEICGVLMGIGNNSQGGQSGAGGSSGGAGGCGGGATSSPSGLGVGGQAGALGGAASMRLLSPRGTAIVDARTNTLIVKDTAKAMEDVRKMIKLLDVPVRQVLIESRIVIADTSFAQNLGTKFGVAHKTDVNGGTQYGMTGAGVDTSENSQILADLGSALAASSGGALALTLARGADYLLNLEINALQDDGKGELVSNPRVMTSDRVQASIKQGVQIPYQTQSQATGPVTQLVDAVLELNVTPQITPSGSVIMQLDIKKDSPGTPLATGGNATVPIDTRQLKTKVQVEDGETVVLGGIYESTVQDSYNTVPWVSDLPVIGWMFKKSIKTDNKKELLVFITPKIVKESLSAK is encoded by the coding sequence ATGAGCATTGAACTAAATAGTAACGTACGGATTGGATTGGGACGGTTGGCGAGCCAACAATGCCTTTTGTTTCTGGTGTTGTGGTTGGCAGGGTTATCGGTACGTGCCGAAGATGCGGCAATCAATAATCTGGAGTTTTCTTCTTTGGCCGGTAACCAAGTCCAAATTCAGTTGGAAACCAGCGGCGGCTTGGTTGAACCGAAAATTTTTCAAACCGATAATCCGTCCAGAATTGCATTGGATTTTGCCGGCGTCAAAAGTAATCTGGCGAAAAAAAGTTTTCCGATCAATCAAGGTGCGGCCGGTACCGTATACGTGGTGGAGGCGTCGGGCCGCACCCGGGTCATTATCAACCTGGTCGAGAAGGTTCCCTACGAAACCCGGGTGGAAGGCGACAAGTATTACGTGATTTTAAAATCGGCCGGTACGGTTTCCGCTGTCAATAGCACAGTCCAACAAGCGCCATCTGCGGTTAAGAATTCCGCCATAAGCAAGTTTTTGCCTGAGCAAAATATCAAGAGTATCGACTTCAGGCGCGGGCCGAATGGCGAAGGGCGTCTGTTGCTGGGCTTGTCCGCAGCCAATACCGTGGTGGATACCAAACAGAGCGGCGGCAAAGTGGTATTGAATTTTCTGAACACCCGTTTGCCGGAATCCTTGGTCAAGAACTTCGACGTGTCGGACTTCGCTACGCCCGTGCAAAGAATCGAGGCGGTGCCGAAGGGCGATAGCGTCAACATCACCATAACGCCGAGCAACGGCAATTACGACTACTCGTCGTATCAAGCGGATAACTTGTTGACGGTGGAGTTTCGGCCGCTGACTCCGGCGGAAAAGGAAGCTCAACAAAAGGAAAAGTTTCCCTATGTCGGCAACAAGCTGTCTTTGAATTTTCAAGATATCGAGGTTCGCTCGGTGTTGCAGATTCTCGCCGATTTTACCGAGTTGAACATTATCGCCGCCGATTCGGTGGCCGGTAACGTCACGTTGCGCTTGAACGATGTGCCTTGGGATCAGGCTTTAGAATTGATACTAAAAGCCAAAGGATTAGCGAAACGGCAAAACGGTAACGTGGTAATGGTGGCGCCGGTGGCCGAGATTATGAAAATCGAGCAGGAAGAACTGGACTCGAAGAAAATTTTCGAAGAGCTGGAGCCGTTAAAAACCGAAAATATCCAGATCAATTACGCTAAAGCTTCAGAAATCTGTGGCGTACTGATGGGTATTGGCAATAATTCCCAAGGCGGACAGTCGGGAGCAGGCGGTTCTAGCGGTGGTGCTGGCGGATGCGGCGGTGGAGCTACTTCCAGCCCCTCCGGCTTGGGTGTCGGCGGCCAAGCCGGTGCATTGGGCGGGGCGGCGAGTATGCGGTTGTTGTCGCCGCGCGGTACCGCGATAGTCGATGCGCGGACCAATACCTTGATCGTTAAAGACACTGCGAAAGCGATGGAGGATGTGCGCAAGATGATCAAATTGCTGGACGTTCCGGTTCGGCAGGTGTTGATCGAGTCGCGCATTGTGATTGCCGATACCTCTTTTGCCCAGAATTTGGGAACCAAATTTGGCGTCGCCCATAAGACCGACGTCAACGGCGGGACGCAATACGGTATGACCGGCGCCGGTGTCGATACGAGTGAAAACTCGCAAATTTTGGCGGATCTGGGATCGGCATTGGCCGCTTCCAGCGGGGGGGCGTTGGCGTTGACTCTGGCGAGGGGCGCAGACTACTTATTGAATCTGGAAATCAATGCTTTGCAAGACGACGGCAAGGGTGAATTGGTATCCAACCCGCGCGTCATGACCAGTGACCGGGTGCAGGCTTCGATCAAACAGGGTGTGCAGATTCCTTATCAAACCCAAAGCCAGGCAACCGGCCCGGTCACGCAGTTGGTCGACGCAGTGTTGGAACTGAACGTCACTCCGCAAATTACGCCGAGCGGCAGTGTGATTATGCAACTAGATATCAAAAAGGATTCGCCGGGTACGCCGCTGGCGACAGGCGGCAATGCTACCGTACCGATCGATACCCGGCAGTTGAAAACCAAGGTGCAGGTCGAGGATGGCGAGACCGTGGTCCTGGGCGGGATCTACGAGTCCACGGTGCAGGATTCGTACAACACCGTGCCCTGGGTATCCGATCTGCCGGTCATCGGTTGGATGTTCAAAAAGAGCATAAAAACCGACAACAAGAAAGAATTGTTGGTGTTCATAACGCCTAAAATTGTCAAGGAATCTTTGAGCGCCAAATAG
- a CDS encoding pilus assembly protein PilP, with protein MGVECRIAPACLALLLLGGCGGDDVSDLNKYIQEVKARPKAPIEPLPEIKVVESFIFKPDGLRDPFRPSERANEDSNVDVSGVSGIHPDIERRKEELEAYPLDTLRMVGTLRNESGLWGLVRANDGTIHRVQVGNHMGQNYGKILRILDDRIELMEIVPDKPGSWREQQSALAMADDKGL; from the coding sequence ATGGGCGTTGAATGCAGAATCGCTCCGGCGTGTTTGGCGCTGTTGCTGTTGGGTGGCTGCGGCGGCGACGATGTCAGCGATCTGAATAAGTATATTCAGGAAGTCAAGGCGCGTCCCAAGGCGCCGATCGAGCCTTTGCCGGAAATCAAAGTGGTAGAGTCGTTTATTTTCAAGCCGGACGGTTTGCGCGACCCGTTTCGGCCGAGCGAGAGAGCCAACGAAGACAGTAACGTCGACGTATCCGGGGTCAGCGGCATTCATCCCGACATCGAACGGCGAAAGGAAGAGCTGGAGGCTTATCCGCTGGATACCTTGCGCATGGTGGGTACTCTGCGCAACGAGAGCGGGCTTTGGGGGTTGGTCAGGGCGAATGACGGGACCATACACCGGGTGCAAGTAGGTAACCACATGGGGCAAAACTACGGCAAAATTTTGCGCATTCTCGACGACAGGATAGAGCTGATGGAAATCGTTCCGGACAAACCGGGCTCCTGGCGCGAACAACAGTCCGCGTTGGCGATGGCCGATGACAAAGGGTTATAA
- a CDS encoding type 4a pilus biogenesis protein PilO, which produces MNLSEVNWDINAAGSWPTPLKIIVIVIFALLTGAAGVYFVTIPQLDELDALEKQEASLKSAFEVKQKKAINLQDYRDQLEQIEASLGDMLKQMPTKAEVASLLVDISQTGLASGLEFKLFQPGGEINREFYSELPISIQVLGKYEELGLFVSGLASLPRIVTVHDVQITPLGKDGKDGMSMSATIKTYNEGESAQAGAAAAKKRRGQ; this is translated from the coding sequence ATGAATTTGTCGGAAGTCAATTGGGACATAAACGCCGCCGGTAGCTGGCCGACGCCGCTGAAAATTATCGTCATCGTTATATTTGCACTGTTGACCGGTGCTGCCGGCGTGTATTTTGTAACGATTCCGCAACTGGATGAACTGGATGCTTTGGAAAAACAAGAGGCCAGTTTGAAGAGTGCGTTCGAAGTTAAGCAGAAGAAAGCGATCAATTTGCAGGACTACCGCGACCAGTTGGAGCAGATCGAGGCCTCGTTGGGCGATATGTTGAAACAGATGCCGACCAAAGCCGAGGTTGCCAGTTTGTTGGTGGATATTTCTCAGACCGGTCTGGCTAGCGGCTTGGAGTTCAAATTGTTCCAGCCCGGCGGCGAGATCAATCGCGAGTTTTATTCCGAATTGCCGATCAGCATCCAGGTACTCGGTAAATACGAGGAACTGGGCTTGTTTGTCAGCGGCTTGGCTTCCTTGCCTCGTATCGTTACGGTACACGACGTGCAAATTACGCCGTTGGGTAAAGACGGCAAAGACGGGATGAGCATGTCGGCGACGATCAAAACCTATAACGAGGGCGAGTCCGCGCAAGCCGGTGCTGCGGCAGCGAAAAAACGGAGAGGTCAGTGA
- a CDS encoding PilN domain-containing protein — translation MARINLLPWREELRKRRQQEFVAGIGAGILATACVLVAVYLYIEGLKEYQTLRNTMLQNEIAVLDKRIQEIKEIEDKKNKLLTKIEVIQKLQESRPEIVHLFEELAKTTPEGVYLTKFVQAGSLLTLDGKAESNARVSAYMRAIDSSQWLNSSVLTVIRGEGKKSGTMNDFTLTAKQGKKADKAQGGAAK, via the coding sequence ATGGCCAGAATTAACTTACTGCCTTGGCGAGAGGAGCTCAGGAAACGGCGGCAACAGGAATTCGTTGCCGGTATCGGCGCCGGAATATTGGCGACGGCGTGCGTTTTGGTAGCGGTCTATTTATACATAGAGGGCTTGAAGGAATACCAAACCTTACGCAACACGATGCTGCAAAACGAAATTGCCGTTCTGGACAAGCGTATTCAGGAAATCAAAGAAATCGAAGACAAGAAAAATAAGCTGTTGACCAAGATCGAAGTCATTCAAAAGTTGCAGGAAAGCCGACCGGAAATTGTGCATCTGTTCGAAGAGTTGGCCAAAACTACGCCCGAAGGGGTCTATCTGACCAAGTTTGTCCAAGCGGGTTCGCTGTTGACGTTAGACGGCAAAGCCGAATCCAACGCCCGCGTGTCGGCTTATATGCGGGCGATAGATAGTTCGCAGTGGTTGAACAGTTCGGTGCTTACAGTGATTCGCGGCGAAGGTAAAAAAAGCGGCACGATGAATGACTTTACCTTGACGGCTAAACAGGGCAAGAAAGCCGATAAGGCTCAGGGAGGGGCGGCTAAATGA
- a CDS encoding pilus assembly protein PilM, whose amino-acid sequence MSWFSRNPSAVLGVDISTAAVKLLELSRAGARYKVESYAVVPLPQDAIVDKNITNVEQIGGAIKAAVKQSGTKAKHASVAVAGSSVMTKIISMPASLSDAEMEEQIMVEADQYIPYSLDEVNLDFEVQGVTKSNPDMVDVLLAASRRENIEDRVAALAYAGLKTVVVDVEAFAMENAFSLLVDQLPEGTGDMTVAIADIGATMTSLNILHAGKTVYTREQGFGGKQLTEEIQRRYGLSYEEAGLAKKHGGLPDNYAADVLEPFKKAMLQQIARSLQFFVSSSANRGVDALILAGGCASIAGLDKLVERDLGIPSYIANPFINMALSNRVKPQSLSNDTPAMMIACGLALRSFD is encoded by the coding sequence ATGAGCTGGTTCAGCAGGAATCCGTCGGCCGTGTTGGGTGTGGACATCAGTACTGCGGCGGTAAAGTTGTTGGAGCTAAGTAGAGCCGGGGCGCGATACAAAGTCGAGAGTTACGCCGTCGTGCCGCTACCCCAGGATGCCATCGTCGACAAGAATATCACTAATGTCGAGCAAATTGGCGGAGCGATCAAGGCCGCAGTCAAACAGTCCGGCACTAAAGCCAAGCACGCCAGCGTCGCCGTCGCCGGCTCTTCGGTGATGACGAAGATCATATCGATGCCGGCGTCGTTGTCCGATGCCGAGATGGAAGAACAGATTATGGTCGAAGCGGACCAATATATTCCGTATTCGCTGGACGAGGTAAATTTGGATTTCGAAGTCCAAGGCGTTACCAAAAGCAATCCGGACATGGTCGACGTATTGCTCGCCGCTTCCCGGCGGGAAAATATCGAAGACCGCGTTGCCGCGTTGGCCTATGCCGGACTGAAGACTGTAGTGGTCGATGTCGAGGCATTCGCCATGGAAAACGCATTTTCGTTGCTGGTGGACCAGCTACCGGAGGGGACCGGCGACATGACCGTGGCGATTGCCGATATCGGCGCCACGATGACCTCATTGAATATATTGCATGCCGGAAAGACGGTTTACACTCGCGAGCAGGGGTTCGGCGGCAAACAATTGACTGAGGAAATCCAGCGCCGCTACGGACTTTCCTACGAAGAGGCGGGATTAGCCAAAAAACATGGCGGCTTGCCCGACAACTATGCGGCAGATGTGTTGGAACCGTTCAAAAAAGCCATGTTGCAGCAAATTGCCCGGTCATTGCAGTTTTTCGTTTCGTCCAGTGCCAACCGCGGCGTGGATGCGTTAATTCTCGCCGGCGGCTGCGCATCTATCGCGGGTTTGGACAAATTGGTCGAACGCGATTTGGGCATACCGTCTTATATCGCCAATCCGTTTATCAATATGGCGCTGTCCAATCGGGTTAAGCCGCAAAGTCTCAGTAACGATACGCCGGCGATGATGATCGCTTGCGGCTTGGCGTTAAGGAGTTTCGACTAA